In Candidatus Eisenbacteria bacterium, the sequence CCGGGCCGGGGCGCACCTGCGCCGCGAAGACGGTCGTGACCGAGCGCAGGCGCTGGTCCGGTGCGCCGAGCTCCGCCTGCATGGCCCGCAACGCCACGGCCGTGACCATGCCGCCCTGCGGGAGGATCGGCGCGCACCACTCGCGGCCGAGCTCCGCGCGATACCGCCCGTCCCCCCGCCGGTCGACCGCCGTCTCGCGTGTGAACCGTGACCGCCCTGCCATCGCGCGCCCTCGCGCGACTCCGCTACCGTGCGGGGCCGCCGTGCTGCAAACTGCCGTTTCCACGCCCCGAGTGGCGGGCTACAAGGACCGCCGGAGCGTCTTCGATGGAGTGCCCCCGCTGCCGGCACGAGAACCGGGCGACCGCCACCTTCTGCGGTGCATGCGGCGTGGCGCTGGTGCGCGGCGAGGCCTGCCCGCGATGCGCGGCGCGGAATCCGCCCGGCCATCGCTTCTGCGACGGCTGCGGCCAGCAGCTCGTGACGAGCGGGCCGCGGACGGCCACGCGACCGCCGGAGATCAGCACTCCGGCACACCTCGCGGAGAAGATCCGCCGCGGCCGCGGCGCGCTCGAAGGCGAGCGCAAGCTCGTCACGGTGCTGTTCGCCGACGTCGTGCACTCGATGGAGCTGGCCGAGGGCGTCGACCCCGAGGACTGGCATCGCGTCCTCGATCGGTTCTTCCACATCCTGGCTGCCGGCATCCATCGCTTCGAGGGCACGATCAACCAGTTCACGGGCGACGGTGTCATGGCGCTCTTCGGGGCGCCCATCGCGCACGAGGACCACGCGCGGCGCGGCTGCCACGCCGCGCTCGATCTCATGGACGCGCTCGGCGAGTACGCGAGCGTGCTCGCCGCGCGCGGTCTCGCGTTCGCCGTCCGCATGGGTCTCAACTCGGGCGAGGTCGTGCTCGGCCGCATCGGCGAGGACCTCCGCATGGAGTACACCGCGCTCGGCCACACGGTCGGGCTCGCGGCGCGCATGGAGCAGATGGCCGCGCCCGGAACGGTGTACCTGACCGAGCACACGGCGCGCCTCGTCGAGGGATTCTTCACGCTCCGCGATCACGGCACGCCGCCGATGAAGGGCGTGAGCGCGCCGGTGCGCGTCTACGAGCTGGTCGGACCCGGCACGGCGCGCACGCGGCTCGACGCCTCGCGGCGGCGCGGATTCTCGCGGCTGGTCGGACGCGAGGCCGAGCTCGCCAAGCTCTGGCGCATCCTCGAGCAGGCTCTCGGCTCGGGCGGACAGGTGGTCGGCGTCGCCGGCGACGGCGGCGTCGGCAAGAGCCGCGTGTGCCTCGAGTTCGTGGAGCGATGCCGCGCACAGGGCATCGGCGTGCACGAAGGTCACTGCCCCGCGCACGGCGCCGCCGTGCCCCTGCTCCCGATCCGCGACCTCCTGCGCAGCGGCTTCGGGATCGGCGCCGACGATCCGGCGCCCGACGTTCGCCGCAAGGTCCGCGAGCGGCTCGCGACCCTGGACGCACGCCTTGCGGACGACGCATCGCTCGCCCTCGATCTGCTCGGCGTTCCCGACGAAGCCGTCCCGCCGCCGGTCGCCGGCGGCGAGAGCCGCCAGACGAGGCTGGCGGGGTTCATGGGACGGCTCGTTCGCGCGCTCGGCGACACCGAGCCGGTCGTGCTGCTCGTCGACGACACGCACTGGATCGACCCCGCGAGCGAGGAGTGCCTGCGCGAGGTCGCGCGCGCAGCCGA encodes:
- a CDS encoding adenylate/guanylate cyclase domain-containing protein is translated as MECPRCRHENRATATFCGACGVALVRGEACPRCAARNPPGHRFCDGCGQQLVTSGPRTATRPPEISTPAHLAEKIRRGRGALEGERKLVTVLFADVVHSMELAEGVDPEDWHRVLDRFFHILAAGIHRFEGTINQFTGDGVMALFGAPIAHEDHARRGCHAALDLMDALGEYASVLAARGLAFAVRMGLNSGEVVLGRIGEDLRMEYTALGHTVGLAARMEQMAAPGTVYLTEHTARLVEGFFTLRDHGTPPMKGVSAPVRVYELVGPGTARTRLDASRRRGFSRLVGREAELAKLWRILEQALGSGGQVVGVAGDGGVGKSRVCLEFVERCRAQGIGVHEGHCPAHGAAVPLLPIRDLLRSGFGIGADDPAPDVRRKVRERLATLDARLADDASLALDLLGVPDEAVPPPVAGGESRQTRLAGFMGRLVRALGDTEPVVLLVDDTHWIDPASEECLREVARAAEVSRVLVVANFRPEYDAGWMQGAHFHRLTLTPLTQEASQALLADLLGDDASVGELLELIGERTGGNPFFIEEVVQALAASGSLAGRPGAYQLTAPLDTLTIPATVHSLLAARIDRLGDDTKDVLQTAAVIGKQFDAALLREVVARDERSLTTMLAVLQEAEFVREVPGHAGARYAFRHPLTQEVAYHSQLGDRRARLHGAVAAALVKLMADRLGEHAALIAHHWGAAGMRYEAVRWQRRAALRVSSIQVRGSRPGPLR